A window of Hippoglossus stenolepis isolate QCI-W04-F060 chromosome 16, HSTE1.2, whole genome shotgun sequence contains these coding sequences:
- the bptf gene encoding nucleosome-remodeling factor subunit BPTF isoform X3 — protein MRGKRGRPPKALPTDEEPSPAATRGLRPRRNLKPRLRDSGDEESPTREPTKPSRKRRGGPGGTSARGRGRGRGGGGRGGRGGRGGKRTAAASKAVVYDDHESDEDEDDAVSLRSEEEEELVAAEPPSEEDEALKEESDCLEDDVLDEEEVVEEEEEEVEDDASHCTESSFRSQSTHASTPGKKKLRAPRPRSPILEEKEIPPLELPETSEDLLVPNEELLNATSIYEVLRNFSTVLRLSPFRFEDFCAALVGQEQCTLIAETHNSLLKAILREEDSSNTTFGPADLKDSFNSTLYFIDGMTWPEVLRAYCESDREYQHVLPYQEVDEYPYGPTESKIKVLQFLVDQFLTTNIAREELMSDGSVLYDDHCRVCHRLGDLLCCETCTAVYHLECVKPPLEEVPEDEWQCEICVAHKVPGVTDCVAEAQKIRPYIRQEPIGYDRHQRKYWFLNRRIIVEEYGEHKTKKIWYYSTKAQLEELMESLDKEYWEVDLHATLEEMREEVQAHMDVTEDLTNKARGNNKAYLTAVNDVITEHLKVRLQAKRRAEEGKQETESGSVKAAEETTDFTSQLENSEHKVPESREDASSRAASVPPSAEESCRSDPNPGSASQDSAVPKTESTETKEETEPGHARSQESGEPPTAAKQERTDENLKAELNSDNSLTQTQDQPQQQSSQPETSCGSNLPDLADRSSQSSFTSQDGAEDYHERVKSEGVRGAAQEVNNQTPRASKESSPVRSDVGSLRLSFLKRDLTVNLNSLFKLGQEGKYRVYHNQYSTNVLALNKHQHREDHDKRRHLSHKFSLTTAAEFKWNGSIYGSRSLTVSTLRLTIIQLETNVPGPFMHPNWAAHRNNWNKAVQMCSKAREFALALAILECAIKPVVMLPVWKDSLGHTRLHRMTSMEREDKEKGKKREKKLEDEETLQQATWVKYTIPIKHQVWKQKGEEYRVTGYGGWSWVSKTHVPRFVPKLPGNTNVNYRKELEAKLKEKGRKEKAASCTNNQKKLMETEKQDAADEDKEQTSLIASAQTTSSEEDCKPQSSKEEETPSEKKEEGKEVEEKLEDEKMEVEPCPETAASSEEKDKAEDKGPSSSTVEPVKEEAVKSVEPPKEEERAASKPYYDVVNVSEGFQLRTAYKKKVKPSKLDGLLERRVKQFTLEEKQRLERVRQAALLSKVPATKTNLGLKTEGSTLDKQQPAVTPCVKAEEKEENLHVKDNVVKKLDFEQEAKTDNVDVKSEPTPTNHSKETEVSAVQSDSGEALTHKEVNGGPLANSNNCISEAIENKEKTQKPEVTLAGENPKKRGFEEMEKSSGQSVAESMEVEQNKSSPVQVNGQAMVPAATADSARVQDDIKPVKSLMNGGLSQNDVSDSCHPPPLKVPKLENHVAEKGDALSRKEDVAVDSEETTPAKLLSSSTSCVKSISSDNCSGSEGLKTTTAESQSAPTTSSVTKPDGTPQAASGTVSSVTTTTTQSSASAPVAVVSQRSKHPVADTKTGTTGSAAASSMTISKEYSTKDRVSLLRFSKCKKARSGTALPSYRKFVTKSSKKSIFVLPNDDLKRLARRGAIREVPIFNYNAKPALDIWPYPSPRPTFGITWRYRLQTVRSLAGVSLMLRLLWACLRWDDMAVRAAANAGVTRKETSETDITTTEIIKRRDVGPYGIRSEYCIRKIICPLGTRDTPKETPTPQRKGLRSSALRPKKQQPAKLTGPIAVETWVPEEEMELWEIRAFAERLEKEKSQGSDPSKTGSSLRTAEDVKAHLENQLKQARLAAQQKRLEQQRPGTPVSTTTATTPSASTPASTGLRTGQVTPGTKMVLASKLGSAVSFQQDKNFHQSFASWVKQGQTNNSSSASCGSVATVASSITTSGQTFQIAGSPVTVAGQVLAAKLPLPANSKIVTLNMPTTQGGVVQQKVLGIFPSGPPANLRTYSTLHPTTGNINLRATTSGSAAQEQASTAAGQTQPCAAMSPSTPLSTSVGTAMVRSPAMTQQGQPQQMVPGSTPVPTAAAAQRAAAPAPSPHATATAPGQTPVAPAQTNRPQQGQVKLTMAQLMQLTQSAQGGNPGLTVVIQGQGQSQGQLQIIPQGVTVIPGPGQQLMQAAMPNGQVQRFLFTPMAPSSSPTTATPPVPQTPQTQMSTPAQARTTAHVQTTPSALAQTQMTAPLPTPTQMPGLAPSPASVPVPAPAQAAAQTLMQTQVPTAFPQSIPAQSQISAPALLQAAAQASTQVFSSTPGILPTQPQVARSVPAPAYPVLGMTQKVFTSAPQVSPMVQTQVATFAPGLFPTQTQTSMTLPVPGQFAPQAQVQAHALNTSPGLTPTPVQMHMTAPSPAVAPVSVKAAQVAAATNSAQIQVSASLPSAVPVPTPALAPVSAPVLAVVSGQIAVPSPAKALTQIQVTAPVPLHAAMAGAVVTTVTATSTTPSVPALIEQRAAQPQVWIPAASQGQTPVQPAQQAAAPIQAPVLATVPASAPFTPLPQASLTPQSQAQVQHPTVMSMQQVSQMPVSAVQVQMKGIPVSSVVTTVRAPQPQLQPQTTTQLQPQPQAQIHAQIQVQPFGQVQQIPHIQAQAHLQPKAQAQIHPQVRVQFQPHAPQAQVQPLAQIQPQVQFQTQNQNFPQVQSQYHPQVQASFQTQAQTQPQIQPQPQVQSQPQVQSQPQVQSQAQNQLHHQVQVQFQQQGQIQPQAPQQTQPQFQIQSPQQLQVQAQPQVQAKLQVQFQPQTQNQVQTQPQLQVQSPIRHQLITVPGLQQPVQLLSALPPHVAAQIQAQIQAQAQQQGGTVPQQIKLQLPIQIQQAGGQIQAHQIQNMVTIQAPASVQEHLQRLQQQQQQQQQQQQQQQQQQQQQQQQQQQQQQQQQQQQQQQQQQQQQQQQPPPPKKKKHHEAKREQKEQNLQNLPTLSPGDGIQKQVVVKQNAAAEQLKQRKSLAAAEREENQRMIVCNQVMKFILDKIEKDEKQAAKKRKKEEVVEQKRFKQNATKLTALLYKHKEQLKAEILKKRALLDKELQLQVQEELRRDLARLQKEKEKARAAITQAAAATVKAASSHSSHPSHSTHSPHSSHTVTSPPSSHKRKREEERDKDRPRERDRHHDKDKKRDRDKDKDRDRCKDRDKDKDKDKEKDKDKDKDKDKDKDRDRDREREKNRERERDKDRDGDREKDGDSSSSKHKKKKKLSSTSKDHKKDNKLYCVCKTAYDESKFYIGCDLCSNWFHGACVGITEKEAKKLEDFVCNDCKQGQEGGSNEELYCICRTPYDESQFYIGCDRCQNWYHGRCVGILQSEATHIDVYVCPQCQSTEDAMTVLTPLTDKDNEGLKRILRSLQTHKMAWPFLEPVDPHDAPDYYRVIKEPMDFSTMETRLQRRHYHKLTEFVADVTKIFDNCRYYNPNDTPFFQCAEVLEAFFVQKLKGFKASRSHNNKLQSSSAS, from the exons atgagagggaagagaggcAGGCCGCCCAAAGCCCTGCCGACCGACGAGGAGCCGTCCCCGGCCGCGACCCGGGGCTTGCGACCGCGGCGGAACCTGAAGCCCCGGCTGCGGGACAGCGGGGACGAGGAGAGCCCCACGCGGGAGCCCACCAAGCCGAGCCGAAAGAGGCGAGGGGGACCCGGCGGCACGTCGGCGCGGGGCAGGGGACGAGGCAGAGGCGGCGGcggcagaggaggcagagggggacGGGGAGGGAAGCGGACGGCGGCCGCCTCCAAAGCGGTGGTGTACGACGACCACGAGAgcgacgaggacgaggacgacgCTGTCAGCCTGAGgtcggaggaggaagaggagctggtgGCGGCGGAGCCCCCGTCCGAGGAGGACGAGGCCCTGAAAGAGGAGTCCGACTGCCTGGAAGATGATGTgctggacgaggaggaggtggtggaggaggaggaggaggaggtggaggatgatGCCAGCCACTGCACTGAGAGCAGCTTTCGGAGCCAGAGCACACACGCCAGCACCCCGG GGAAGAAAAAGCTCCGGGCTCCCCGTCCTCGCTCCCCCAtcctggaggagaaggagattcCTCCTCTGGAGCTTCCCGAGACCTCGGAGGATCTCCTGGTGCCGAACGAGGAGCTGCTCAACGCCACCTCCATCTACGAGGTGCTGCGGAACTTCAGCACGGTGCTGCGTCTCTCGCCCTTCCGCTTCGAGGACTTCTGCGCAGCTCTGGTCGGCCAGGAGCAGTGCACTTTAATAGCAGAGACCCACAATTCCCTCCTGAAGGCCATCCTGCGCGAGGAGGACTCCTCCAACACTACCTTCGGCCCTGCTGACCTCAAGGACAGTTTCAACTCCACTCTGTACTTTATTGACGGCATGACGTGGCCTGAGGTGTTGCGGGCGTACTGCGAGAGCGACCGGGAGTACCAGCATGTCCTCCCGTACCAGGAGGTGGACGAGTATCCCTACGGCCCTACGGAGAGTAAGATCAAGGTGCTACAGTTCTTGGTGGACCAGTTTCTCACCACCAACATCGCCCGCGAGGAGCTGATGTCCGACGGCAGCGTGCTGTACGACGACCACTGCCGCGTGTGTCACCGACTGGGCGACCTGCTGTGCTGCGAGACCTGCACGGCGGTCTACCACCTGGAGTGCGTGAAGCCGCCGCTGGAGGAGGTTCCAGAGGACGAGTGGCAGTGTGAGATCTGCGTGGCTCACAAGGTGCCCGGTGTCACGGACTGTGTAGCAGAGGCACAGAAGATCAGGCCCTACATCCGCCAGGAGCCCATCGGGTATGACCGGCACCAGAGGAAATACTGGTTCTTGAACAGAAGGATTATTGT CGAGGAGTACGGGGAGCACAAGACGAAAAAGATCTGGTACTACAGCACCAAGGCGCAGCTGGAGGAGCTCATGGAGAGCCTGGATAAGGAGTACTGGGAGGTGGACCTGCATGCCAcgctggaggagatgagggaggaggtgcaggcTCACATGGACGTCACAGAGGACCTCACCAACAAAGCCCGTGGAAACAACAAAGCCTACCTCACCGCTGTCAACG ATGTGATCACGGAGCATTTGAAGGTCAGGCTGCAGGCGAAGAGACGAGCAGAGGAAGGAAAGCAGGAAACAGAATCGGGTTCCGttaaagcagcagaagaaactACTGACTTCACCTCGCAGCTCGAGAACAGCGAGCACAAAGTCCCCGAGTCCAGGGAAGATGCTAGTTCCCGAG CAGCCTCGGTTCCTCCttctgcagaggagagctgcAGGTCGGATCCTAACCCCGGCTCAGCCTCCCAGGACTCGGCTGTGCCTAAAACAGAATCCACCGAGACCAAGGAGGAAACTGAGCCCGGTCACGCCAGGAGCCAGGAGAGTGGAGAGCCGCCTACAGCGGCAAAGCAGGAGAGGACAG ATGAGAACTTGAAAGCAGAGTTAAACAGCGACAACTCGCTGACACAAACCCAAGATCAGCCTCAGCAGCAGTCGTCTCAGCCGGAGACGAGCTGCGGGAGCAACCTGCCTGACCTGGCTGATCGGTCCTCGCAGTCGTCTTTCACCAGTCAGGATGGGGCAG AGGATTATCACGAAAGGGTCAAAAGTGAAGGAGTGAGAGGAGCAGCCCAGGAAGTGAATAACCAAACGCCCAGAGCCAGCAAAGAG TCATCCCCAGTTCGCTCCGACGTTGGCTCTTTGCGACTCAGCTTCTTGAAAAGGGACCTGACGGTGAATCTGAACAGCTTGTTCAAGCTGGGTCAGGAGGGTAAATACAGGGTCTACCACAACCAGTACAGCACCAACGTCCTGGCCCTCAACAAACATCAGCACCGCGAGGACCACGACAAGAGACGCCACCTGTCGCACAAGTTCAGCCTGACCACCGCGGCCGAGTTCAAGTGGAACGGCTCCATCTACGGTTCTCGGAGCCTGACTGTCTCCACCCTGCGTCTCACCATCATCCAGCTGGAGACCAACGTGCCCGGACCCTTCATGCATCCTAACTGGGCAGCGCACAG GAACAACTGGAACAAAGCAGTGCAGATGTGCAGCAAGGCCAGGGAATTTGCTCTGGCCTTGGCCATACTGGAGTGTGCCATCAAACCAGTGGTCATGCTGCCTGTATGGAAAGATTCTCTCGGACACACGAG GCTACATCGCATGACCTCCATGGAGCgggaagacaaagagaagggGAAGAAGCGAGAGAAGAAActggaggatgaggagacgCTGCAGCAGGCCACCTGGGTGAAGTACACCATCCCCATCAAACACCAG GTGTGGAAGCAGAAGGGGGAGGAGTACAGGGTGACTGGTTATGGTGGCTGGAGCTGGGTCAGTAAGACCCATGTGCCACGTTTTGTTCCCAAGTTACCAGGGAACACAAATGTAAACTACCGCAAAGAACTGGAGG CTAAACTCAAAgagaagggaaggaaggaaaaggcAGCATCTTGCACAAACAACCAGAAGAAGTTGATGGAAACTGAGAAGCAGGATGCAGCGGATGAGGACAAGGAGCAAACGTCTCTCATTGCATCAGCTCAGACCACCTCATCAGAGGAGGACTGCAAACCTCAGAGCTCAAAAGAGGAAGAAACCCCCTctgagaagaaggaggaggggaaagaagtggaggagaagttAGAAGATGAAAAAATGGAGGTTGAGCCCTGCCCAGAAACTGCTGCTTCAAGTGAAGAGAAAG ATAAAGCTGAAGACAAAGGCCCGTCCTCGTCGACTGTGGAGCCCGTGAAGGAAGAAGCAGTCAAGAGTGTAGAACCAcccaaggaggaggagagggctgCATCGAAGCCGTACTACGATGTTGTGAACGTCAGCGAGGGCTTCCAGCTGCGGACGGCGTACAAGAAGAAGGTAAAGCCGTCCAAACTGGACGGGCTTCTGGAGCGCCGGGTCAAACAGTTCACcctggaggagaaacagaggctGGAGCGGGTGAGGCAGGCGGCCCTGCTGTCCAAAGTACCGGCCACTAAGACTAATTTAGGGCTGAAGACCGAAGGATCCACGTTGGACAAACAGCAGCCTGCTGTGACCCCGTGtgtgaaagcagaggagaaggaggagaactTGCACGTGAAGGACAACGTGGTTAAAAAGCTCGACTTTGAGCAGGAGGCGAAAACGGACAACGTGGACGTCAAATCTGAACCCACGCCAACCAACCACAGCAAAGAGACAGAGGTGAGCGCTGTGCAGAGCGACAGTGGGGAGGCCTTAACCCATAAAGAGGTGAATGGAGGACCCTTAGCAAACAGTAACAACTGTATATCAGAGGcaatagaaaataaagagaagacACAGAAGCCAGAGGTGACGCTAGCGGGAGAGAATCCTAAAAAACGTGGGTTcgaggagatggagaaaagcaGCGGACAGAGCGTCGCAGAGAGCATGGAGGTCGAGCAGAACAAGAGCAGTCCGGTGCAGGTGAATGGACAAGCTATGGTCCCTGCCGCTACTGCAGACTCAGCCAGAGTCCAAGATGATATCAAGCCCGTGAAGTCTCTGATGAACGGAGGCCTCTCACAGAACGATGTGTCCGACTCGTGTCATCCACCTCCCCTGAAAGTCCCCAAATTGGAGAACCACGTGGCGGAGAAAGGAGACGCTCTGAGTAGGAAAGAGGATGTGGCGGTGGACAGTGAGGAAACCACACCAGCCAAGCTTTTATCCTCAAGCACCTCCTGTGTGAAAAGCATTAGCTCTGACAACTGCAGTGGTAGCGAAGGTTTGAAAACCACAACTGCAGAGTCTCAAAGTGCCCCAACCACCAGCAGCGTCACTAAGCCTGATGGGACGCCTCAAGCAGCGAGTGGCACAGTCTCCTccgtcaccaccaccaccacccagtCCAGCGCCTCTGCACCTGTAGCAGTCGTCTCACAGAGGAGCAAACATCCAGTCGCTGACACCAAGACGGGCACGACGggttcagcagcagccagctcCATGACGATCAGTAAAGAGTACTCCACCAAAGACAGAGTCAGCCTCCTGAGGTTCTCCAAATGCAAGAAGGCTCGCTCGGGCACCGCGCTGCCGTCCTACCGCAAGTTTGTTACCAAGAGCAGCAAGAAGAGTATCTTCGTCCTGCCGAACGATGACCTGAAGAGGCTGGCGAGGAGAGGGGCCATCAGAGAAGTGCCCATCTTCAACTACAACGCCAAGCCAGCCCTGGATATTTGGCCGTACCCTTCACCTCGGCCCACGTTTGGGATCACATGGAG GTACCGTCTCCAGACTGTGAGGTCACTGGCAGGGGTCAGCCTGATGCTGAGGCTGCTGTGGGCCTGTCTGAGGTGGGACGACATGGCTGTTAGAGCGGCTGCCAATGCAGGGGTTACTCGGAAAG AAACCTCGGAGACGGACATCACCACGACGGAGATTATAAAACGAAGAGACGTGGGGCCGTATGGCATCCGCTCAGAATACTGCATCAGGAAGATCATCTGTCCCCTCGGGACAAGAGACACTCCCAAAG AGACCCCCACTCCACAGAGGAAAGGCCTGCGCTCGAGCGCCTTGAGGCCCAAGAAGCAGCAGCCAGCTAAGCTGACTGGGCCCATCGCTGTGGAGACGTGGGTTCCCgaagaggagatggagctgTGGGAGATCCGGGCCTTTGCAGAGAg GTTGGAGAAGGAGAAGTCACAGGGTTCAGATCCCTCCAAGACTGGCAGCAGCTTGAGGACGGCAGAGGATGTCAAGGCCCATCTGGAGAATCAGCTGAAACAGGCCAGACTGGCGGCCCAGCAG AAACgtctggagcagcagagacCGGGTACACCTGTTTCCACCACAACAGCCACCACCCCCTCAGCCAGCACGCCGGCATCCACGGGCCTGAGGACAGGTCAGGTCACACCTGGAACCAAGATGGTCCTCGCCTCCAAACTGGGCTCAGCAGTTTCCTTCCAGCAAGACAAGAATTTCCACCAGTCGTTTGCTTCCTGGGTCAAGCAGGGTCAgaccaacaacagcagctcag CCTCCTGTGGCTCGGTGGCCACCGTGGCTAGCAGCATCACCACCTCAGGGCAAACCTTCCAGATCGCTGGCAGCCCCGTGACTGTGGCTGGCCAGGTCCTCGCTGCCAAACTCCCGCTGCCCGCTAACAGCAAGATTGTCACGCTCAACATGCCCACTACTCAAGGAG GTGTAGTCCAACAGAAGGTTCTGGGCATTTTCCCCTCTGGGCCTCCTGCGAACCTGAGGACATACAGCACACTACATCCTACGACCGGCAACATCAACCTCAGAGCCACCACCTCTGGCTCCGCTGCTCAGGAACAG GCCAGTACAGCTGCAGGTCAAACCCAGCCTTGCGCTGCGATGAGCCCGTCAACCCCCCTGTCTACCTCTGTGGGCACCGCGATGGTCCGAAGTCCAGCGATGACTCAACAAG GCCAACCTCAGCAGATGGTGCCGGGTTCGACGCCTGTGCCGACGGCAGCAGCCGCTCAGAGAGCAGCGGCTCCTGCACCATCACCTCATGCAACCGCCACAGCTCCTGGACAGACGCCTGTAGCTCCCGCACAGACCAACAGACCACAGCAGGGTCAAGTCAAACTAACTATGGCGCAGCTCATGCAGCTGACACAGAGCGCTCAG GGTGGAAACCCCGGTCTGACGGTGGTGATCCAGGGTCAGGGCCAGAGCCAGGGTCAGCTGCAAATCATCCCACAGGGTGTAACAGTCATTCCTGGCCCCGGTCAGCAGCTAATGCAGGCAGCCATGCCGAATGGTCAGGTCCAGCGCTTCCTCTTCACTCCCATGGCCCCATCCTCATCACCCACTACTGCCACCCCTCCTGTACCTCAGACCCCTCAAACCCAAATGTCGACTCCAGCTCAAGCCAGAACCACTGCACATGTCCAGACGACTCCCTCAGCCTTAGcccaaacacaaatgacagcCCCTCTACCTACCCCAACACAAATGCCAGGTTTGGCCCCCAGCCCAGCTTCAGTCCCTGTGCCTGCTCCGGCACAAGCTGCAGCCCAGACCTTGATGCAAACACAAGTTCCAACTGCTTTCCCACAATCCATCCCTGCTCAATCACAGATATCTGCGCCTGCCCTGCTACAAGCTGCAGCTCAGGCCTCCACACAGGTTTTCTCCTCCACACCAGGCATTCTCCCCACACAACCACAAGTGGCAAGATCTGTGCCGGCCCCCGCTTACCCTGTCCTGGGTATGACTCAGAAAGTCTTCACCTCAGCCCCTCAAGTCTCACCCATGGTCCAAACCCAAGTCGCCACCTTTGCCCCAGGCTTGTTCCCCACACAAACCCAAACTTCCATGACGCTGCCTGTCCCTGGACAGTTTGCACCTCAGGCCCAGGTCCAGGCACATGCCCTCAACACCTCCCCGGGCTTGACCCCAACCCCTGTCCAGATGCACATGACTGCCCCTTCCCCTGCTGTCGCCCCCGTCTCAGTCAAGGCTGCCCAAGTTGCAGCCGCTACCAACTCTGCCCAAATACAAGTTTCTgcctctcttccctctgcagTCCCAGTCCCAACCCCCGCTCTTGCTCCGGTCTCTGCTCCTGTTTTAGCTGTTGTGTCCGGTCAGATTGCTGTCCCGTCCCCGGCTAAAGCTCTAACCCAAATTCAAGTCACAGCTCCAGTTCCCCTCCACGCTGCTATGGCCGGTGCTGTTGTCACAACGGTCACAGCCACCTCCACAACACCTTCAGTGCCAG CTCTGATAGAACAGAGGGCAGCTCAGCCCCAGGTTTGGATTCCAGCCGCATCTCAAGGTCAGACTCCTGTTCAGCCGGCTCAGCAGGCGGCAGCTCCCATTCAGGCACCTGTCCTGGCCACTGTACCTGCCTCTGCACCTTTTACCCCCCTGCCACAAGCATCTCTTACTCCCCAGTCTCAAGCACAAGTCCAGCACCCTACAGTTATGTCCATGCAGCAGGTTTCTCAAAtgccagtctcagctgtgcagGTTCAAATGAAGGGAATACCAGTTTCTTCTGTTGTTACTACAGTGAGAGCCCCCCAACCTCAGCTCCAGCCCCAGACCACTACCCAACTGCAACCCCAGCCTCAAGCCCAAATCCATGCACAGATTCAGGTCCAGCCCTTTGGCCAAGTCCAGCAAATACCACACATTCAGGCTCAAGCTCATCTCCAGCCCAAAGCACAAGCCCAAATCCACCCGCAAGTCCGAGTTCAGTTTCAGCCACATGCACCCCAAGCCCAAGTACAGCCCCTCGCTCAAATCCAACCTCAGGTGCAGTTTCAGACCCAAAACCAGAACTTTCCCCAGGTCCAGTCCCAGTACCACCCCCAGGTACAAGCTTCATTTCAAACGCAGGCGCAAACCCAGCCCCAGATTCAACCTCAGCCCCAGGTACAGTCCCAGCCCCAGGTACAGTCGCAGCCTCAGGTTCAGTCTCAGGCCCAAAACCAACTCCATCACCAGGTTCAGGTCCAATTCCAGCAACAAGGTCAGATCCAGCCTCAGGCCCCGCAGCAAACACAGCCCCAGTTTCAAATCCAGTCACCGCAGCAGCTGCAAGTCCAGGCCCAGCCCCAAGTTCAAGCTAAGCTCCAAGTCCAGTTCCAGCCTCAAACCCAGAATCAAGTTCAAACGCAGCCCCAACTTCAGGTTCAGTCTCCAATCAGGCATCAGCTCATCACTGTCCCCGGCCTGCAGCAGCCAGTCCAGCTGCTCTCCGCTCTGCCACCCCATGTTGCAGCTCAGATCCAAGCTCAGATCCAGGCACAGGCGCAGCAGCAGGGAGGCACGGTTCCACAGCAGATCAAACTGCAGCTGCCTATCCAGATCCAGCAGGCGGGGGGGCAGATTCAGGCCCACCAGATCCAGAACATGGTGACCATACAGGCACCAGCAAGCGTCCAGGAGCAtcttcagaggctgcagcaacaacagcaacagcagcaacaacaacaacaacaacagcagcagcagcaacaacaacaacaacagcagcagcagcaacagcagcaacaacaacaacagcagcagcagcagcaacagcagcagcaacaacagcaacaacagccaccaccaccaaagaagaagaaacaccaTGAGGCTAAAAGGGAACAGAAAGAGCAGAATCTGCAGAATCTGCCGACTCTTAGCCCCGGAGACGGAATCCAAAAACAG GTGGTAGTGAAGCAGaatgctgcagcagagcagctgaagcAGAGGAAGTCGCTCGCTGCGGCTGAGCGAGAGGAGAACCAGAG GATGATCGTGTGCAACCAGGTGATGAAGTTCATCCTCGACAAGATTGAGAAGGACGAGAAGCAGGCAGctaagaagagaaagaaggaggaggtggtggagcagAAGCGCTTCAAGCAGAACGCCACCAAGCTGACGGCGCTGCTGTACAAGCACAAAGAGCAGCTGAAGGCCGAGATCCTGAAGAAGAGGGCCCTGCTGGacaaggagctgcagctgcaagtACAG gaggagctgaggcgGGACCTAGCCAGGCTccagaaggagaaggagaaagccCGAGCGGCCATCACCcaagctgctgcagcaacagtCAAGGCGGCCTCTTCCCACTCCTCCCATCCTTCCCACTCGACACATTCCCCTCACAGCAGCCACACAGTGACCTCACCGCCCTCGTCCCATAAGCgcaagagggaagaggagagagacaaagaccgACCCAGAGAAAGGGACAGGCACCACGACAAGGACAAGAAACGGGACAGGGACAAAGACAAGGACAGAGACCGGTGtaaagacagagacaaggacaaggacaaggataaagaaaaagataaagacaaagacaaagacaaagataaagacaaagacagagaccGCGAtcgagagagggagaaaaacagagagcgGGAGCGAGACAAGGACAGAGATGGGGACAGAGAAAAGGACGGGGATTCCAGCTCATctaaacacaagaagaagaagaagctctcTTCTACCTCAAAGGATCACAAGAAGGACAACAAACTGTACTGTGTCTGCAAGACGGCCTACGACGAGTCAAA GTTTTACATCGGGTGCGACCTGTGCTCCAACTGGTTTCACGGTGCGTGTGTCGGCATCACGGAGAAGGAGGCGAAGAAGTTGGAGGACTTCGTGTGTAACGACTGTAAACAAGGTCAGGAAGGAGGAAGCAACGAGGAGCTCTACTGCATCTGCCGGACGCCATACGACGAATCACA GTTTTACATTGGCTGCGACCGCTGCCAGAACTGGTACCACGGGCGCTGCGTGGGCATCCTGCAGAGCGAGGCCACTCACATCGACGTGTACGTGTGTCCGCAGTGTCAGTCGACGGAAGACGCCATGACGGTCCTCACGCCTCTCACCGACAAGGACAACGAGGGGTTGAAAAGAATTTTACGCTCGTTGCAG actcACAAAATGGCATGGCCTTTCCTCGAACCAGTGGATCCCCACGATGCACCGGATTATTATCGTGTGATCAAGGAACCGATGG ACTTTTCCACAATGGAAACCCGTTTGCAGAGGCGACATTACCACAAGCTCACCGAGTTCGTGGCCGACGTGACCAAAATCTTCGACAACTGCCGCTATTACAATCCCAACGACACGCCCTTCTTTCAATGTGCCGAGGTGCTGGAAGCCTTCTTTGTACAGAAGCTTAAAGGATTCAAAGCGAGCAG GTCTCATAACAACAAGCTACAGTCTTCTTCGGCCTCTTAG